One region of Juglans regia cultivar Chandler chromosome 4, Walnut 2.0, whole genome shotgun sequence genomic DNA includes:
- the LOC109011549 gene encoding G-type lectin S-receptor-like serine/threonine-protein kinase At4g03230, whose translation MDRNMHAGDHDNSGEMHYYSLDTIQTATSNFSDANKLGEGGFGPVYKGQLSSGKEIAVKRLSIKSKQGLEEFKNEVMLIVKLQHRNLVRLLGCCLEGDEKLLVYEYMANTSLDAFLFDPKKCRELDWDRRINIVNGIARGLLYLHEDSRLKIIHRDLKASNVLLDDEMNPKISDFGTARMFGGNQIEANTNRVVGTYGYMAPEYAMEGLFSIKSDVYSFGVLMLEILSGTKNSGFYQPERAQSLLSHTWQLWNEGKGQELIDQTLVGTCPVPEALRLIHISLLCVQEDPNVRPPMSTVVLMLGSKTINLPPPSAPPFTIGRLLTSDQSSTTATGTGISISDQSSTGPPTVLPSQEIISWSTASPAT comes from the exons ATGGATAGAAATATGCATGCCGGGGATCATGACAACAGTGGAGAAATGCATTACTACAGTTTGGATACCATACAGACTGCTACGAGCAATTTCTCTGATGCAAATAAGCTTGGAGAAGGTGGTTTTGGCCCAGTTTACAAG GGACAGCTGAGTAGTGGAAAGGAAATTGCAGTTAAAAGGCTTTCCATTAAATCTAAACAAGGTCTGGAAGAGTTCAAGAATGAAGTAATGCTAATCGTGAAACTCCAACACAGAAATCTAGTGAGACTCTTGGGCTGCTGCTTGGAAGGAGATGAAAAGCTTCTTGTCTACGAGTACATGGCCAATACCAGTCTTGATGCCTTCCTATTTg ATCCAAAAAAATGCAGAGAACTAGACTGGGATCGGCGTATAAACATAGTCAATGGGATTGCAAGGGGCCTTCTATATCTACACGAGGACTCCCGGCTGAAAATCATCCATAGGGATTTGAAAGCAAGCAATGTGCTGTTAGATGATGAGATGAATCCAAAGATATCAGATTTTGGCACAGCTAGGATGTTTGGTGGCAATCAAATAGAAGCCAACACTAACAGAGTCGTCGGGACATA CGGATACATGGCGCCAGAATATGCAATGGAGGGACTATTTTCAATAAAGTCCGATGTTTACAGCTTTGGAGTTCTGATGCTTGAAATCCTGAGTGGGACAAAGAACAGTGGATTCTATCAACCAGAACGTGCACAAAGCCTTCTATCACAT ACCTGGCAGCTATGGAATGAAGGAAAAGGACAGGAGTTGATTGATCAGACATTAGTGGGCACTTGTCCTGTACCCGAGGCTCTGAGATTGATCCATATCTCATTGCTGTGTGTTCAGGAAGATCCTAATGTCAGGCCTCCCATGTCAACGGTTGTTCTTATGCTTGGGAGCAAAACGATAAACCTTCCTCCGCCATCTGCACCTCCATTCACCATAGGTAGACTTTTGACGTCTGATCAATCTTCAACCACTGCCACAGGAACAGGAATTTCCATATCTGATCAATCTTCAACAGGCCCTCCTACGGTTCTACCTAGTCAAGAGATCATTAGCTGGAGCACCGCTTCTCCAGCTACTTGA
- the LOC109011550 gene encoding sulfite exporter TauE/SafE family protein 2-like, whose amino-acid sequence MKNYQSLTFFILPLILLIPFGHSHAKPIDQSISVPLRIDQLLEKLYQWIRNHQIESQLNQLIGLETPVVLAGVLCFIAASISSAGGIGGGGLFIPILTIVAGVDLKAASSLSAFMVTGGSAANVMCNLCNSSPKFGGKTLIDFDIALLSEPCMLLGVSIGVIFNLVFPEWLITILFATFLAWSTSKTCQNGVFYWRMESEELMRRNGGGNLENGLTNENCGDESEGIKTAKEPLLGVKGSGCNLRFSWMKMGVLALVWLSFFVLYLLRGNGHGRGIIIQVEPCGSGYWIISSFQIPLAMVFTSWILCKEETVLKHQTSPNHEDEDQDLQIRDGPSSKLIFPRMAFLAGVLGGFFGIGGGMLISPLLLQVGIVPEVTAATCSFMVFFASTMSVFQYVLMGMEHTHTALIFAIICFAASLLGLVVVKRAIRRYGRASLVVFSVSIVMVLSTVLMTTFGALDVWRTYVSGKYMGFKLPC is encoded by the exons ATGAAGAATTACCAAAGTCTTACATTCTTTATTCTTCCCCTTATCCTTCTCATCCCATTCGGCCATTCCCATGCAAAACCAATAGATCAATCCATCTCCGTTCCTCTCAGAATTGACCAATTACTAGAAAAACTTTACCAATGGATCAGGAATCACCAAATAGAGTCCCAACTAAACCAGCTTATAGGATTAGAAACCCCAGTTGTTTTGGCAGGAGTTCTTTGCTTCATAGCTGCTTCTATATCTAGTGCAGGAGGGATTGGAGGTGGTGGGCTTTTCATACCCATACTGACTATAGTTGCAGGCGTAGACCTCAAGGCAGCCTCAAGTCTCTCAGCTTTCATGGTCACTGGTGGTTCAGCTGCAAATGTTATGTGCAATTTGTGCAACTCCAGTCCCAAGTTTGGTGGCAAGACATTGATCGACTTTGATATAGCACTTTTATCAGAGCCATGTATGTTATTAGGAGTGAGTATAGGGGTGATTTTCAACCTTGTGTTCCCAGAATGGCTCATTACCATTCTCTTTGCTACTTTTCTTGCTTGGTCTACCTCTAAGACTTGTCAAAATGGTGTGTTTTATTGGAGAATGGAATCTGAAGAGCTGATGAGGAGAAATGGGggtggaaatttggaaaatggGTTGACTAATGAGAATTGTGGTGATGAAAGTGAAGGGATCAAAACTGCTAAAGAACCTCTTTTGGGTGTGAAAGGATCGGGTTGCAATTTGAGGTTTTCATGGATGAAAATGGGGGTCTTAGCTCTGGTCtggctttctttctttgttctcTATCTTCTTCGTGGCAATGGGCATGGACGG GGTATAATAATCCAAGTAGAACCTTGTGGATCGGGTTACTGGATTATCTCATCATTCCAAATTCCTTTGGCAATGGTTTTCACCTCCTGGATCCTATGCAAAGAGGAGACTGTACTTAAACATCAGACTTCTCCAAACCACGAG GACGAAGATCAAGACCTACAGATTAGAGATGGACCTTCAAGCAAACTTATCTTCCCACGAATGGCATTCTTAGCAGGGGTTTTGGGAGGTTTCTTTGGAATTGGAGGTGGAATGCTCATAAGCCCACTTCTTCTTCAAGTTGGGATAGTACCTgag GTAACAGCAGCGACTTGCTCGTTCATGGTTTTCTTCGCATCCACCATGTCTGTATTCCAGTACGTTTTGATGGGCATGGAGCACACGCACACTGCCCTCATCTTCGCCATCATCTGTTTTGCTGCTTCACTTCTCGGATTGGTGGTGGTGAAGAGAGCGATTCGTCGATATGGGAGGGCATCTCTCGTCGTGTTCTCAGTTAGCATTGTGATGGTTTTGAGTACTGTTCTGATGACTACCTTTGGAGCTCTTGATGTTTGGAGGACCTATGTTTCTGGGAAATACATGGGATTCAAATTACCCTGTTAA
- the LOC109011552 gene encoding thioredoxin-like protein CXXS1, translated as MAGQGEEQHTKSRVVKVDSLESWDMYVTQATSKGCPIVVHFTAAWCMPSVAMNPFFEEVASSYPDVLFLTVDVDEVKEVATKLEIKAMPTFWLMRDGAPLDKLVGANPEEVRKRIDGLVQSIRVDVT; from the exons atggCCGGCCAAGGCGAAGAGCAGCATACCAAGTCCAGGGTTGTGAAGGTTGACTCTTTGGAGTCGTGGGATATGTATGTTACCCAAGCCACCAGTAAAGGGTGCCCT ATTGTTGTACATTTCACTGCTGCATGGTGCATGCCTTCAGTTGCTATGAACCCCTTTTTTGAGGAAGTGGCTTCAAGCTACCCTGATGTTCTGTTTCTCACAGTTGATGTTGATGAGGTTAAG GAGGTGGCGACTAAATTGGAGATAAAGGCGATGCCCACATTTTGGCTAATGAGGGACGGTGCTCCACTCGACAAACTTGTTGGTGCCAATCCAGAGGAGGTAAGGAAAAGGATAGATGGTCTTGTGCAGTCCATTCGTGTTGATGTAACATAG
- the LOC109011553 gene encoding kinesin-like protein KIN-14C isoform X3 has product MASRNQNRPPRSPSAKKDGIDQVPFDKRRKIGLGRTVGPASTGRMRQPFAVVNSRQDGTGNSDMGSAEGSECGTVEFTKEEVEALLNVKFKGKQFDFKGKLEQMTEHIKRLKLCIKWFQQTEENHVLEKEKLQSVMESVEKKCMDTEVEMKSKVEEFNLIISDLKKTVSSLEERVAKEESDKLDAIECHRKEKEARVDGEKLQALLSSDLEKARQEKSTVEQKASQDEFIKQKESLSNELRCLRGELQQVRHDRDHQVTKVQALTAEVVKYEEFTGKSCVELDNLTIKSNALEETCSSQREQIRILQQQLAAANEKLKMVDLSASETRAEYEEQKRIVRELHDRLADTELQLSEGEKLRKKLHNTILELKGNIRVFCRVRPLLPDDGVATETAVIAYPTSTEALGRGIDLMQSAGQKYPFTFDKVFTHEASQQDVFVEISQLVQSALDGYKVCIFAYGQTGSGKTYTMMGRPETSEQKGLIPRSLEQIFQASQLLQVQGWKYKMQASMLEIYNETIRDLLSTNRSNGLDMSRTENGVQGKQYTIKHDANGNTHVSDLTVVDVCSIKEISSLLQQAAKSRSVGKTQMNEQSSRSHFVFTLRISGINENTEQQVQGVLNLIDLAGSERLSKSGSTGDRLKETQAINKSLSCLADVIFALAKREDHVPFRNSKLTYLLQPCLGGDSKTLMFVNVSPDPSSIGESLCSLRFAARVNSCEIGIPRRQTTTVRPSDSRLSFG; this is encoded by the exons ATGGCCTCTCGCAACCAGAACCGGCCTCCTCGTAGTCCATCCGCT AAAAAGGATGGTATCGACCAAGTTCCCTTCGACAAGCGTCGGAAGATTGGGTTGGGAAGAACGGTAGGACCAGCAAGCACAGGCCGTATGCGGCAGCCATTTGCTGTGGTTAACAGTAGGCAAGATGGTACGGGTAATAGTGATATGGGCAGTGCTGAGGGTTCAGAGTGTGGAACTGTAGAGTTTACAAAGGAAGAAGTTGAGGCATTATTGAATGTAAAGTTTAAGGGAAAGCAGTTTGATTTTAAG GGGAAATTGGAACAAATGACTGAGCATATTAAGAGGCTCAAACTTTGCATCAAATGGTTCCAACAAACTGAAGAAAACCATGTTCTTGAGAAAGAAAAGCTTCAAAGTGTGATGGAATCTGTTGAAAAAAAGTGCATGGATACTG aggTGGAGATGAAAAGCAAGGTGGAAGAGTTCAATCTGATTATTTCAGACTTGAAAAAAACTGTATCTTCTTTGGAGGAGAGAGTTGCAAAGGAAGAATCAGATAAGTTG GATGCGATTGAATgccatagaaaagaaaaagaagcaagGGTTGATGGTGAGAAGTTGCAAGCTCTTCTTTCATCAGACCTTGAAAAAGCTCGGCAGGAGAAATCAACTGTTGAACAgaag GCTTCACAGGATGAGTTTATAAAGCAAAAAGAATCATTATCAAATGAACTAAGATGCCTTCGCGGGGAACTTCAACAAGTGAGGCATGACCGTGATCACCAAGTGACAAAGGTTCAGGCTTTAACTGCAGAAGTGGTGAAGTACGAAGAATTCACTGGGAAATCATGTGTAGAGTTGGATAATTTGACAATAAAATCAAATGCCTTGGAG GAGACATGTTCATCTCAAAGGGAGCAGATTCGCATACTGCAGCAACAACTTGCTGCTGCAAATGAGAAATTAAAG ATGGTTGATTTATCTGCTTCAGAGACCAGAGCAGAATATGAGGAGCAAAAGAGAATTGTGCGGGAACTACATGATCGCCTAGCAGATACAGAACTGCAGCTTAGTGAAGGAGAGAAGTTAAGAAAAAAACTGCACAATACTATTCTG GAGCTCAAAGGGAACATTCGTGTTTTTTGCCGAGTTCGTCCCCTGCTGCCTGATGATGGTGTTGCAACAGAAACTGCTGTAATTGCTTACCCTACATCAACAGAAGCTCTTGGCAGGGGCATTGACTTGATGCAAAGTG CAGGGCAGAAGTATCCTTTCACATTTGACAAAGTGTTTACGCATGAGGCTTCTCAGCAGGATGTTTTTGTAGAAATATCCCAGCTTGTACAAAGTGCACTTGATGGGTACAAG GTGTGTATATTTGCTTATGGCCAAACGGGTTCAGGTAAAACATATACTATGATGGGTAGGCCAGAAACCTCAGAACAGAAAGGGCTGATACCTCGATCACTAGAACAGATCTTCCAGGCTAGTCAGTTGCTTCAAGTGCAGGGTTGGAAATACAAAATGCAG GCTTCAATGTTGGAAATATACAACGAGACCATCCGCGATTTATTATCAACAAATCGATCAAATGGTTTGGACATGTCACGGACAGAAAATGGCGTTCAAGGAAAACAGTATACCATTAAGCATGATGCAAATGGAAACACACATGTTTCTGACCTCACCGTTGTTGATGTTTGCAGTATAAAAGAAATTTCTTCACTTCTGCAGCAGGCTGCAAAAAGCAG GTCTGTGGGCAAGACACAAATGAATGAGCAGTCATCAAGAAGCCATTTTGTCTTTACATTGCGCATATCTGGCATAAATGAG AACACTGAGCAACAAGTACAGGGGGTTTTAAACCTCATTGATCTTGCTGGAAGTGAACGGCTATCAAAAAGTGGGTCAACTGGAGACCGGCTGAAGGAAACTCAG GCTATCAATAAGAGTTTGTCTTGTTTGGCCGACGTAATATTTGCATTGGCAAAGAGGGAGGACCATGTTCCTTTTAGGAACTCCAAGCTGACATATCTTCTCCAG CCATGCCTAGGTGGGGACTCCAAGACCTTGATGTTTGTAAACGTCTCCCCAGATCCTTCTTCAATTGGCGAGTCTCTCTGCTCTCTGCGGTTTGCTGCCAGAGTCAATTCCTGTGAAATCGGAATACCCCGGCGTCAGACAACAACAGTGCGGCCATCAGATTCCCGTTTGAGTTTTGGCTGA
- the LOC109011553 gene encoding kinesin-like protein KIN-14C isoform X1, with amino-acid sequence MASRNQNRPPRSPSAKKDGIDQVPFDKRRKIGLGRTVGPASTGRMRQPFAVVNSRQDGTGNSDMGSAEGSECGTVEFTKEEVEALLNVKFKGKQFDFKGKLEQMTEHIKRLKLCIKWFQQTEENHVLEKEKLQSVMESVEKKCMDTEVEMKSKVEEFNLIISDLKKTVSSLEERVAKEESDKLDAIECHRKEKEARVDGEKLQALLSSDLEKARQEKSTVEQKAASFEDMYKRAQEYNVSLQQYNSKLQKDNETHSESLKRVEMEKLTIVENLSNLRCHNKALQDQLTSFKASQDEFIKQKESLSNELRCLRGELQQVRHDRDHQVTKVQALTAEVVKYEEFTGKSCVELDNLTIKSNALEETCSSQREQIRILQQQLAAANEKLKMVDLSASETRAEYEEQKRIVRELHDRLADTELQLSEGEKLRKKLHNTILELKGNIRVFCRVRPLLPDDGVATETAVIAYPTSTEALGRGIDLMQSAGQKYPFTFDKVFTHEASQQDVFVEISQLVQSALDGYKVCIFAYGQTGSGKTYTMMGRPETSEQKGLIPRSLEQIFQASQLLQVQGWKYKMQASMLEIYNETIRDLLSTNRSNGLDMSRTENGVQGKQYTIKHDANGNTHVSDLTVVDVCSIKEISSLLQQAAKSRSVGKTQMNEQSSRSHFVFTLRISGINENTEQQVQGVLNLIDLAGSERLSKSGSTGDRLKETQAINKSLSCLADVIFALAKREDHVPFRNSKLTYLLQPCLGGDSKTLMFVNVSPDPSSIGESLCSLRFAARVNSCEIGIPRRQTTTVRPSDSRLSFG; translated from the exons ATGGCCTCTCGCAACCAGAACCGGCCTCCTCGTAGTCCATCCGCT AAAAAGGATGGTATCGACCAAGTTCCCTTCGACAAGCGTCGGAAGATTGGGTTGGGAAGAACGGTAGGACCAGCAAGCACAGGCCGTATGCGGCAGCCATTTGCTGTGGTTAACAGTAGGCAAGATGGTACGGGTAATAGTGATATGGGCAGTGCTGAGGGTTCAGAGTGTGGAACTGTAGAGTTTACAAAGGAAGAAGTTGAGGCATTATTGAATGTAAAGTTTAAGGGAAAGCAGTTTGATTTTAAG GGGAAATTGGAACAAATGACTGAGCATATTAAGAGGCTCAAACTTTGCATCAAATGGTTCCAACAAACTGAAGAAAACCATGTTCTTGAGAAAGAAAAGCTTCAAAGTGTGATGGAATCTGTTGAAAAAAAGTGCATGGATACTG aggTGGAGATGAAAAGCAAGGTGGAAGAGTTCAATCTGATTATTTCAGACTTGAAAAAAACTGTATCTTCTTTGGAGGAGAGAGTTGCAAAGGAAGAATCAGATAAGTTG GATGCGATTGAATgccatagaaaagaaaaagaagcaagGGTTGATGGTGAGAAGTTGCAAGCTCTTCTTTCATCAGACCTTGAAAAAGCTCGGCAGGAGAAATCAACTGTTGAACAgaag GCAGCCTCCTTTGAGGATATGTATAAGCGAGCACAAGAGTATAATGTGAGTTTACAACAGTACAACAGCAAGCTTCAAAAAGATAATGAAACACATAGCGAGTCACTCAAAAGAGTTGAAATGGAGAAATTGACTATTGTGGAAAACCTTAGCAATTTAAGGTGCCACAACAAGGCATTACAAGATCAATTAACTTCATTCAAA GCTTCACAGGATGAGTTTATAAAGCAAAAAGAATCATTATCAAATGAACTAAGATGCCTTCGCGGGGAACTTCAACAAGTGAGGCATGACCGTGATCACCAAGTGACAAAGGTTCAGGCTTTAACTGCAGAAGTGGTGAAGTACGAAGAATTCACTGGGAAATCATGTGTAGAGTTGGATAATTTGACAATAAAATCAAATGCCTTGGAG GAGACATGTTCATCTCAAAGGGAGCAGATTCGCATACTGCAGCAACAACTTGCTGCTGCAAATGAGAAATTAAAG ATGGTTGATTTATCTGCTTCAGAGACCAGAGCAGAATATGAGGAGCAAAAGAGAATTGTGCGGGAACTACATGATCGCCTAGCAGATACAGAACTGCAGCTTAGTGAAGGAGAGAAGTTAAGAAAAAAACTGCACAATACTATTCTG GAGCTCAAAGGGAACATTCGTGTTTTTTGCCGAGTTCGTCCCCTGCTGCCTGATGATGGTGTTGCAACAGAAACTGCTGTAATTGCTTACCCTACATCAACAGAAGCTCTTGGCAGGGGCATTGACTTGATGCAAAGTG CAGGGCAGAAGTATCCTTTCACATTTGACAAAGTGTTTACGCATGAGGCTTCTCAGCAGGATGTTTTTGTAGAAATATCCCAGCTTGTACAAAGTGCACTTGATGGGTACAAG GTGTGTATATTTGCTTATGGCCAAACGGGTTCAGGTAAAACATATACTATGATGGGTAGGCCAGAAACCTCAGAACAGAAAGGGCTGATACCTCGATCACTAGAACAGATCTTCCAGGCTAGTCAGTTGCTTCAAGTGCAGGGTTGGAAATACAAAATGCAG GCTTCAATGTTGGAAATATACAACGAGACCATCCGCGATTTATTATCAACAAATCGATCAAATGGTTTGGACATGTCACGGACAGAAAATGGCGTTCAAGGAAAACAGTATACCATTAAGCATGATGCAAATGGAAACACACATGTTTCTGACCTCACCGTTGTTGATGTTTGCAGTATAAAAGAAATTTCTTCACTTCTGCAGCAGGCTGCAAAAAGCAG GTCTGTGGGCAAGACACAAATGAATGAGCAGTCATCAAGAAGCCATTTTGTCTTTACATTGCGCATATCTGGCATAAATGAG AACACTGAGCAACAAGTACAGGGGGTTTTAAACCTCATTGATCTTGCTGGAAGTGAACGGCTATCAAAAAGTGGGTCAACTGGAGACCGGCTGAAGGAAACTCAG GCTATCAATAAGAGTTTGTCTTGTTTGGCCGACGTAATATTTGCATTGGCAAAGAGGGAGGACCATGTTCCTTTTAGGAACTCCAAGCTGACATATCTTCTCCAG CCATGCCTAGGTGGGGACTCCAAGACCTTGATGTTTGTAAACGTCTCCCCAGATCCTTCTTCAATTGGCGAGTCTCTCTGCTCTCTGCGGTTTGCTGCCAGAGTCAATTCCTGTGAAATCGGAATACCCCGGCGTCAGACAACAACAGTGCGGCCATCAGATTCCCGTTTGAGTTTTGGCTGA
- the LOC109011553 gene encoding kinesin-like protein KIN-14C isoform X2 translates to MASRNQNRPPRSPSAKKDGIDQVPFDKRRKIGLGRTVGPASTGRMRQPFAVVNSRQDGTGNSDMGSAEGSECGTVEFTKEEVEALLNVKFKGKQFDFKGKLEQMTEHIKRLKLCIKWFQQTEENHVLEKEKLQSVMESVEKKCMDTEVEMKSKVEEFNLIISDLKKTVSSLEERVAKEESDKLDAIECHRKEKEARVDGEKLQALLSSDLEKARQEKSTVEQKAASFEDMYKRAQEYNVSLQQYNSKLQKDNETHSESLKRVEMEKLTIVENLSNLRCHNKALQDQLTSFKASQDEFIKQKESLSNELRCLRGELQQVRHDRDHQVTKVQALTAEVVKYEEFTGKSCVELDNLTIKSNALEETCSSQREQIRILQQQLAAANEKLKMVDLSASETRAEYEEQKRIVRELHDRLADTELQLSEGEKLRKKLHNTILELKGNIRVFCRVRPLLPDDGVATETAVIAYPTSTEALGRGIDLMQSGQKYPFTFDKVFTHEASQQDVFVEISQLVQSALDGYKVCIFAYGQTGSGKTYTMMGRPETSEQKGLIPRSLEQIFQASQLLQVQGWKYKMQASMLEIYNETIRDLLSTNRSNGLDMSRTENGVQGKQYTIKHDANGNTHVSDLTVVDVCSIKEISSLLQQAAKSRSVGKTQMNEQSSRSHFVFTLRISGINENTEQQVQGVLNLIDLAGSERLSKSGSTGDRLKETQAINKSLSCLADVIFALAKREDHVPFRNSKLTYLLQPCLGGDSKTLMFVNVSPDPSSIGESLCSLRFAARVNSCEIGIPRRQTTTVRPSDSRLSFG, encoded by the exons ATGGCCTCTCGCAACCAGAACCGGCCTCCTCGTAGTCCATCCGCT AAAAAGGATGGTATCGACCAAGTTCCCTTCGACAAGCGTCGGAAGATTGGGTTGGGAAGAACGGTAGGACCAGCAAGCACAGGCCGTATGCGGCAGCCATTTGCTGTGGTTAACAGTAGGCAAGATGGTACGGGTAATAGTGATATGGGCAGTGCTGAGGGTTCAGAGTGTGGAACTGTAGAGTTTACAAAGGAAGAAGTTGAGGCATTATTGAATGTAAAGTTTAAGGGAAAGCAGTTTGATTTTAAG GGGAAATTGGAACAAATGACTGAGCATATTAAGAGGCTCAAACTTTGCATCAAATGGTTCCAACAAACTGAAGAAAACCATGTTCTTGAGAAAGAAAAGCTTCAAAGTGTGATGGAATCTGTTGAAAAAAAGTGCATGGATACTG aggTGGAGATGAAAAGCAAGGTGGAAGAGTTCAATCTGATTATTTCAGACTTGAAAAAAACTGTATCTTCTTTGGAGGAGAGAGTTGCAAAGGAAGAATCAGATAAGTTG GATGCGATTGAATgccatagaaaagaaaaagaagcaagGGTTGATGGTGAGAAGTTGCAAGCTCTTCTTTCATCAGACCTTGAAAAAGCTCGGCAGGAGAAATCAACTGTTGAACAgaag GCAGCCTCCTTTGAGGATATGTATAAGCGAGCACAAGAGTATAATGTGAGTTTACAACAGTACAACAGCAAGCTTCAAAAAGATAATGAAACACATAGCGAGTCACTCAAAAGAGTTGAAATGGAGAAATTGACTATTGTGGAAAACCTTAGCAATTTAAGGTGCCACAACAAGGCATTACAAGATCAATTAACTTCATTCAAA GCTTCACAGGATGAGTTTATAAAGCAAAAAGAATCATTATCAAATGAACTAAGATGCCTTCGCGGGGAACTTCAACAAGTGAGGCATGACCGTGATCACCAAGTGACAAAGGTTCAGGCTTTAACTGCAGAAGTGGTGAAGTACGAAGAATTCACTGGGAAATCATGTGTAGAGTTGGATAATTTGACAATAAAATCAAATGCCTTGGAG GAGACATGTTCATCTCAAAGGGAGCAGATTCGCATACTGCAGCAACAACTTGCTGCTGCAAATGAGAAATTAAAG ATGGTTGATTTATCTGCTTCAGAGACCAGAGCAGAATATGAGGAGCAAAAGAGAATTGTGCGGGAACTACATGATCGCCTAGCAGATACAGAACTGCAGCTTAGTGAAGGAGAGAAGTTAAGAAAAAAACTGCACAATACTATTCTG GAGCTCAAAGGGAACATTCGTGTTTTTTGCCGAGTTCGTCCCCTGCTGCCTGATGATGGTGTTGCAACAGAAACTGCTGTAATTGCTTACCCTACATCAACAGAAGCTCTTGGCAGGGGCATTGACTTGATGCAAAGTG GGCAGAAGTATCCTTTCACATTTGACAAAGTGTTTACGCATGAGGCTTCTCAGCAGGATGTTTTTGTAGAAATATCCCAGCTTGTACAAAGTGCACTTGATGGGTACAAG GTGTGTATATTTGCTTATGGCCAAACGGGTTCAGGTAAAACATATACTATGATGGGTAGGCCAGAAACCTCAGAACAGAAAGGGCTGATACCTCGATCACTAGAACAGATCTTCCAGGCTAGTCAGTTGCTTCAAGTGCAGGGTTGGAAATACAAAATGCAG GCTTCAATGTTGGAAATATACAACGAGACCATCCGCGATTTATTATCAACAAATCGATCAAATGGTTTGGACATGTCACGGACAGAAAATGGCGTTCAAGGAAAACAGTATACCATTAAGCATGATGCAAATGGAAACACACATGTTTCTGACCTCACCGTTGTTGATGTTTGCAGTATAAAAGAAATTTCTTCACTTCTGCAGCAGGCTGCAAAAAGCAG GTCTGTGGGCAAGACACAAATGAATGAGCAGTCATCAAGAAGCCATTTTGTCTTTACATTGCGCATATCTGGCATAAATGAG AACACTGAGCAACAAGTACAGGGGGTTTTAAACCTCATTGATCTTGCTGGAAGTGAACGGCTATCAAAAAGTGGGTCAACTGGAGACCGGCTGAAGGAAACTCAG GCTATCAATAAGAGTTTGTCTTGTTTGGCCGACGTAATATTTGCATTGGCAAAGAGGGAGGACCATGTTCCTTTTAGGAACTCCAAGCTGACATATCTTCTCCAG CCATGCCTAGGTGGGGACTCCAAGACCTTGATGTTTGTAAACGTCTCCCCAGATCCTTCTTCAATTGGCGAGTCTCTCTGCTCTCTGCGGTTTGCTGCCAGAGTCAATTCCTGTGAAATCGGAATACCCCGGCGTCAGACAACAACAGTGCGGCCATCAGATTCCCGTTTGAGTTTTGGCTGA
- the LOC109011561 gene encoding uncharacterized protein LOC109011561, with product MAKHLGFLFCILIIVMDIVAGILGIEAEIAQNKVKHLRVWIFECRDPSYQAFKLGLAAAIFLALAHIIGNLVSGCICVWSKQDYANSSTNKQLAVASLICSWIVLAVGFSMLIIGTLANSRSRKSCGIAHQRLLSIGGILCFVHGMFTVAYYVSAKAAARDEKERRNHPGSGAAAHT from the exons atggcGAAACACTTGGGGTTTCTGTTCTGCATCTTGATCATAGTCATGGACATTGTGGCCGGAATACTTGGCATTGAGGCCGAAATCGCTCAAAACAAG gtGAAACATTTGAGGGTGTGGATATTCGAGTGTAGAGATCCAAGCTATCAGGCTTTCAAGCTAGGGTTGGCTGCAGCAATTTTTCTGGCCCTTGCTCACATCATCGGTAACTTGGTTAGTGGGTGCATTTGCGTTTGGTCCAAGCAAGATTACGCTAACTCCTCAACTAACAAGCAATTAGCAGTTGCTTCCCTCATTTGCTCTTG GATCGTATTAGCTGTTGGATTCTCGATGCTGATCATAGGAACATTGGCGAATTCGAGATCAAGAAAATCATGTGGAATAGCTCACCAACGACTCCTGTCTATAGGAGGGATTTTGTGTTTCGTCCACGGAATGTTCACGGTCGCCTACTACGTGTCCGCCAAAGCCGCAGCAAGAGATGAAAAGGAGCGAAGAAACCATCCCGGATCAGGTGCTGCAGCCCATACTTAG